One Polycladomyces zharkentensis genomic region harbors:
- a CDS encoding CgeB family protein: MRLFYVSSGCGFHFQHYLSDEDENIISAFREIAKTTPDFHFDTFLLQREPLKRLSTKLASFRPDFILVFRGYRLPTAAVQQLRKFRVPFGIWVVDDPYRLKTHEQLVKPYPFVFTQDSGSVSFYRSMGKKAFHLPLAVNPAKYRPVRVPSKYRSDICFVGSAFPVRLHFFDQMTPFLLKKRFIIIGQWWERLKNYHKLKHRIRNQPIPPSEVVKYYSGAKIVLNIHRTHNDRRDNHRNLPAYSPNNRTFEIAACRSFQLLTCRRDLKRFYVPGQEMVCFQNIQDLKRKINYYLSHDDERKRIAVKSYQRTLRDHTYHVRLRYLLHLLDQHLGGRAKVAKSDRIP, from the coding sequence ATGCGTTTATTCTATGTTTCTTCCGGTTGCGGGTTTCACTTTCAACACTACTTGTCCGATGAAGACGAAAACATCATCAGCGCTTTTCGGGAGATTGCCAAAACCACACCGGATTTCCACTTTGATACGTTTCTTCTCCAACGGGAACCGCTGAAGCGGCTGTCGACAAAACTGGCTTCCTTTCGCCCCGATTTTATTTTGGTTTTTCGTGGTTATCGCTTACCAACTGCCGCCGTCCAACAACTTCGCAAATTTCGGGTGCCCTTCGGGATCTGGGTGGTGGATGATCCGTATCGACTGAAGACACACGAACAACTGGTGAAACCGTATCCGTTCGTGTTTACGCAGGATTCCGGCAGTGTATCCTTTTACCGAAGCATGGGGAAAAAGGCGTTCCATCTCCCTTTGGCCGTCAACCCGGCCAAGTACCGTCCGGTCAGGGTACCATCCAAATACCGGTCCGATATTTGCTTTGTGGGAAGCGCGTTTCCCGTTCGGTTGCATTTTTTCGATCAGATGACGCCGTTCTTACTGAAAAAACGGTTTATTATCATCGGTCAATGGTGGGAGCGGTTGAAAAACTATCACAAGCTGAAGCACCGCATCCGCAATCAACCCATCCCGCCGTCGGAAGTGGTCAAATACTACAGCGGTGCCAAGATCGTACTCAACATCCATCGCACCCATAACGATCGGCGGGATAACCATCGCAACCTCCCCGCCTATTCTCCCAACAACCGAACGTTTGAGATTGCGGCCTGCCGCTCTTTCCAACTGCTCACCTGCCGTCGGGATCTCAAGCGGTTTTACGTACCGGGACAGGAGATGGTCTGTTTCCAAAACATCCAGGATCTCAAACGGAAAATCAACTACTATCTCTCACATGACGACGAGCGAAAACGGATCGCGGTCAAATCCTATCAACGCACGCTGCGGGATCACACCTATCACGTGCGTCTTCGCTATTTGCTCCATCTGCTGGATCAACATCTTGGAGGAAGGGCGAAAGTGGCGAAGTCGGATCGGATTCCGTGA
- the cysC gene encoding adenylyl-sulfate kinase, translating to MGSKGVTVWLTGLSGSGKTTIAKMAEAKLNQRGQPVQLLDGDTVRERLNKDLGFSKADRFTQVERVTYVAELLTYHGIIVLAALISPYREIRAYARRHIPSFVEVYVRCPLEECARRDVKGLYARAFRGEIPQFTGVSDPYEEPENPELILDTQRETVDESVEKLLRYLERQGYILPMEGEGA from the coding sequence ATGGGATCAAAAGGTGTGACTGTCTGGTTAACCGGCTTGTCCGGATCAGGCAAGACGACCATCGCCAAAATGGCGGAAGCCAAACTGAACCAGCGCGGACAACCCGTTCAACTGTTGGACGGGGATACGGTTCGGGAACGATTGAACAAAGATTTGGGGTTTTCCAAAGCGGACCGTTTTACGCAGGTGGAACGGGTGACTTATGTGGCTGAACTGTTGACATATCACGGCATCATCGTATTGGCCGCGCTCATTTCACCGTATCGGGAGATACGAGCGTATGCCCGTCGTCATATCCCATCTTTTGTCGAAGTTTATGTCCGATGCCCGTTGGAAGAATGCGCGAGACGGGACGTGAAAGGATTGTACGCCCGTGCCTTTCGGGGGGAAATTCCGCAATTCACCGGTGTGAGCGATCCCTACGAAGAGCCGGAGAACCCCGAACTGATCTTGGATACACAACGGGAGACCGTGGATGAGAGTGTGGAAAAACTGCTTCGATACTTGGAGAGACAGGGATATATTTTGCCAATGGAAGGGGAGGGAGCGTGA
- a CDS encoding alkaline phosphatase family protein — MKTKKVMVIGLDCAAPELVFERWTDELPHLKRLIYSGVSGRLRSTDPPITVPAWASMVTSKDPGQLGFYGFRNRVRYGYGGNRIVDSTDLREPTVWDILGKHGLRSIVIGVPPSYPPKPIRGCLISCFLTPDRSYPHTFPAKLAKEIEREVGAYQFDVDNFRTHDVGSLLERIYEMTRIRFATARYLIQNKPWDFFMMVEMGTDRIHHAFWHYMDEQHVLYRSSPYKDAIREYYRFVDREIGQLLELVDDDTVVMVVSDHGAKRMDGGFCINEWLIRQGLLKLKKPVNQPTPLTPELVDWKQTRAWGYGGYYGRLCINVKGREPHGIVPRSRYEWLRNRIVRELRTMKDEKGNPFKTRVIKPERKYVVTRNIPPDLLIYFGDLYWRSVGSVGMGSLFVYENDTGPDGANHDYEGIFIAAKKGAPVRDEPRALNRLHLMDVAPTILREFGIPRRKGMQGKTIPIRLGPHPDIKKTRP; from the coding sequence GTGAAAACGAAAAAAGTGATGGTGATCGGGCTGGATTGCGCCGCGCCGGAATTGGTGTTTGAACGATGGACCGATGAGTTGCCCCATTTAAAGCGACTGATTTACAGCGGCGTTTCCGGACGTCTGCGGAGTACCGATCCGCCGATCACCGTACCGGCATGGGCCTCGATGGTAACCAGCAAGGATCCCGGACAATTGGGGTTTTACGGGTTTCGCAACCGTGTCCGTTATGGATATGGAGGAAACCGGATCGTGGACAGCACGGATCTGCGTGAACCGACTGTTTGGGACATTCTGGGGAAACACGGACTGCGCTCCATCGTCATCGGCGTGCCGCCATCCTATCCACCCAAGCCGATCCGCGGCTGTCTGATCTCTTGTTTCCTTACACCGGATCGGTCATATCCACACACCTTTCCGGCCAAGCTGGCGAAGGAAATCGAGCGGGAAGTGGGAGCATACCAATTCGACGTGGACAATTTCCGTACCCATGATGTAGGGTCACTGTTGGAGCGAATCTATGAGATGACACGTATCCGTTTTGCCACGGCACGCTATTTGATTCAAAACAAACCATGGGATTTCTTTATGATGGTCGAAATGGGGACGGACCGGATTCATCACGCGTTCTGGCACTACATGGATGAGCAGCACGTATTGTACCGTTCTTCCCCGTACAAAGACGCCATTCGGGAGTATTACCGGTTTGTGGATCGCGAGATCGGACAGTTACTGGAACTCGTCGACGACGATACTGTCGTGATGGTAGTATCCGATCATGGCGCCAAACGGATGGACGGCGGTTTCTGTATCAACGAATGGCTGATCCGGCAGGGACTCTTGAAGCTGAAAAAACCCGTGAACCAACCCACACCGCTCACCCCCGAACTGGTTGATTGGAAACAGACACGCGCATGGGGCTACGGCGGCTATTACGGACGGTTGTGTATCAATGTAAAGGGACGGGAACCGCACGGGATCGTACCGCGTTCCCGGTATGAGTGGCTGCGAAATCGGATTGTACGAGAGTTGCGTACAATGAAGGACGAAAAAGGGAATCCGTTCAAGACACGGGTGATCAAACCGGAGAGGAAGTATGTCGTCACACGCAACATCCCGCCGGATCTCTTGATCTATTTCGGTGATCTGTATTGGCGGTCAGTGGGAAGTGTCGGTATGGGCAGCTTGTTCGTGTATGAAAACGACACGGGACCCGACGGAGCCAATCATGATTATGAAGGGATTTTCATCGCCGCCAAAAAAGGAGCGCCCGTCAGAGATGAACCGCGTGCCCTGAACAGGTTGCACCTGATGGACGTCGCACCGACAATCTTGCGCGAATTCGGTATTCCGCGGAGAAAGGGGATGCAGGGAAAAACGATACCCATCCGTTTGGGGCCACATCCCGACATCAAAAAAACCCGCCCGTGA
- a CDS encoding UDP-N-acetylmuramoyl-tripeptide--D-alanyl-D-alanine ligase: protein MFSITLGKLAQIVGGRLKRGNPRTPVKHAVYGQTSQIRPGVVYFMHTDQRLARQLAALRQKSCTAVVAPPRWESLIPAHHRLIVTPHVYRGLWELTRWQRNQSRAVFIGVTGSAGKTTTKEMLASILMQKYRVLKSYANYNVAQALPYNLMNLGSHHQAVVLEMGMASLGNIRKQCQYAKPSIGVVTNVGEAHVGSLGNSLDNVVRAKQELVDGIRPGGTLIINADDPGSRKLRLNRFQGRILTFGIQQPAHIRATHIQYTTRGMRFLVNGVSYEIPTWGKHNVYNALAAIAVARIMKVPTASIQRGLSRFPVPYMRLQRLRGIRNFLLINDAYNANPTAMVAGLHVLKQISGGRPTVAVLGNMSALGTLSVPGHRRVGQAVARLNPTRLITIGSLASHIAAGAADHGYPRNRIASFNNQAQAYQYILQSVPAGAILYFKASHNVHLETLVKKLRPPKGDRPGKALPNGQRAKRAKGAGMARRRKKR from the coding sequence TTGTTTTCTATCACACTGGGAAAATTGGCACAAATCGTAGGCGGAAGACTGAAACGCGGAAATCCGCGCACACCTGTGAAACACGCAGTGTATGGACAAACGAGTCAGATTCGGCCAGGCGTCGTGTATTTCATGCATACTGATCAGAGACTGGCCAGGCAACTGGCCGCTCTCCGTCAAAAATCGTGTACTGCCGTAGTGGCTCCTCCGCGTTGGGAATCACTGATCCCGGCGCATCACCGATTGATCGTCACCCCCCACGTGTATCGGGGATTGTGGGAACTGACACGATGGCAACGTAATCAATCGCGGGCCGTGTTCATCGGGGTGACGGGAAGTGCGGGAAAAACGACGACCAAGGAAATGCTCGCCTCCATTCTCATGCAAAAATATCGGGTTCTCAAATCCTATGCCAATTACAATGTTGCGCAAGCCCTGCCGTACAACCTGATGAATCTCGGCAGCCACCACCAGGCCGTCGTACTGGAAATGGGCATGGCCAGCCTGGGAAACATTCGGAAGCAGTGCCAGTATGCCAAACCCTCCATCGGTGTGGTCACCAACGTGGGCGAAGCGCATGTGGGCAGTTTGGGCAACTCACTCGACAATGTGGTGCGAGCCAAACAGGAGTTGGTGGACGGCATCCGGCCGGGAGGAACCCTGATTATCAACGCCGACGATCCGGGATCCAGAAAGCTCCGTCTCAACCGGTTTCAAGGTCGGATTCTTACCTTTGGCATCCAGCAACCCGCCCACATCCGAGCCACCCATATCCAATACACGACGAGAGGCATGCGGTTTCTCGTAAACGGTGTTTCTTACGAAATCCCGACTTGGGGAAAACACAACGTGTACAACGCATTGGCCGCCATCGCCGTGGCCCGCATCATGAAGGTGCCGACAGCGTCCATTCAGAGAGGGTTGAGCCGTTTTCCCGTCCCGTATATGCGGTTGCAGCGGTTACGGGGCATTCGAAACTTCCTGCTGATCAACGATGCGTACAATGCCAACCCGACTGCCATGGTCGCCGGATTGCACGTACTGAAACAGATCAGCGGCGGTCGCCCCACTGTGGCCGTATTGGGGAACATGTCGGCTTTGGGCACATTGAGTGTACCCGGTCATCGCAGAGTGGGCCAAGCCGTCGCCAGACTGAACCCCACCCGTCTGATCACCATCGGATCACTGGCCAGCCATATCGCCGCCGGCGCGGCCGACCACGGTTATCCAAGAAACCGGATCGCCAGTTTCAACAACCAAGCCCAGGCGTATCAGTATATTCTCCAAAGTGTGCCGGCAGGCGCCATTCTGTATTTCAAAGCATCACATAACGTTCATCTGGAAACCCTGGTCAAAAAACTGCGTCCTCCCAAAGGCGACCGACCGGGCAAAGCGCTTCCAAACGGGCAACGTGCCAAACGGGCAAAAGGTGCTGGCATGGCAAGACGTCGGAAAAAGCGGTAA
- a CDS encoding dTDP-4-dehydrorhamnose 3,5-epimerase family protein, which yields MIDGVVFQKLEKYCDDRGTFMEIVREDQHLLRRFGQMSVSMSYPGVIKAFHYHREQDDLWYFVSGNAQVVLHDLRETSPTCRQTDVYYMGEENPSVLLIPKGVAHGYRVLGNRPAVIVYLTTHAYNREQPDEERLPWNDPDIGFDWTTRFR from the coding sequence ATGATCGACGGTGTGGTATTTCAAAAACTGGAAAAATATTGCGATGACCGCGGCACGTTTATGGAGATTGTACGGGAAGACCAGCATTTGTTACGCCGTTTCGGACAAATGTCGGTATCGATGTCCTATCCGGGTGTGATCAAGGCGTTTCACTATCATCGGGAGCAGGACGACTTGTGGTATTTCGTTTCAGGCAACGCACAAGTGGTGTTGCACGATCTTCGGGAAACGTCCCCCACCTGTCGGCAGACGGATGTCTATTACATGGGGGAGGAGAATCCTTCCGTCCTGCTGATCCCCAAAGGCGTGGCCCACGGTTACCGCGTGTTGGGAAACCGACCGGCGGTGATCGTATATTTGACAACCCATGCTTACAATCGGGAACAACCGGACGAGGAGCGTTTGCCCTGGAACGATCCCGACATCGGATTTGATTGGACGACCCGTTTCCGGTGA
- a CDS encoding glycosyltransferase has translation MDVWIIPDAWVDRDASPAFPPVGRDRDSVRVTLEKLDDWGQKDQVTATVSTAPVRIHVPFRLWDHRLIRRLRKQQPQAHFVFYAAELSKHLPLRGKGDQLCVPSFYLRNQYRKRHGLSKAAIRVCHPAVVVETPHRWDGEGMRMRTAERRERGWQKRNVLLVDVSQATNVQRSLLKKELSVSRNRFPSLVVHTVFRPTPFGERCPLYLAADWLLTVSASTRSLCPMHAEAMATGLPIVTFDLGDHGEWVRHAHNGLVLHLAHWRAEWRRYLAELLAVPEWTRDLGKNARAIAERYLIPKTEGGM, from the coding sequence ATGGATGTCTGGATTATACCCGATGCGTGGGTTGACCGGGATGCTTCCCCGGCATTCCCCCCCGTCGGCCGGGACCGGGACTCTGTCCGCGTGACGCTTGAGAAGCTGGATGATTGGGGACAAAAGGACCAAGTGACGGCCACCGTAAGCACTGCGCCGGTTCGAATTCATGTTCCTTTTCGTCTGTGGGATCATCGGTTGATCCGACGTTTGCGCAAACAGCAACCACAGGCCCATTTCGTGTTTTATGCGGCGGAACTGTCAAAGCACTTGCCGTTGCGGGGAAAAGGCGACCAATTATGCGTTCCGTCTTTTTACCTGCGCAACCAATACCGGAAACGGCATGGTCTTTCAAAAGCGGCGATTCGCGTTTGTCACCCGGCCGTCGTCGTGGAGACCCCGCACCGCTGGGATGGGGAAGGCATGCGCATGAGGACGGCCGAGCGCCGTGAGCGGGGATGGCAGAAGCGGAACGTGTTGTTGGTGGATGTCTCCCAAGCCACCAACGTGCAACGTTCGCTTCTGAAGAAGGAATTATCGGTTTCACGAAATCGGTTCCCGTCACTGGTGGTGCATACAGTGTTCCGGCCGACGCCATTTGGCGAACGATGTCCGCTGTATCTTGCCGCCGATTGGTTGTTGACCGTGTCCGCTTCCACCCGGTCCCTGTGTCCGATGCATGCCGAGGCGATGGCGACCGGCCTGCCCATTGTAACATTTGATCTGGGCGACCACGGGGAATGGGTACGACACGCGCATAACGGCTTGGTGCTGCATTTGGCACACTGGCGCGCCGAATGGCGACGGTACCTCGCCGAACTGTTGGCCGTCCCGGAATGGACCCGGGATCTCGGGAAAAATGCCCGTGCGATTGCCGAGCGGTATTTGATACCGAAAACAGAAGGAGGGATGTAA
- a CDS encoding glycosyltransferase family 2 protein, producing MGQTPTTTIIIPSRNQRHTTLQCLQCIRQYTTSPLEIIVVDNGSTDGTAEALASLPEVRLIRNDHNRGFAAAVNQGIRSANGTHIVLLNNDTLPSHRWLANLLTVLRSDARIGLVGPLSNRVIPEQKVRIRFPTAEAMHAFCRKFHRRSDPAKWRNSPRLSGFCLAFQAGLVERIGLLDERFGVGTYEDDDYCYRARLSGYRCVIAGDTYVHHLGSRTFRKRGREEFQKILAQNRRYFTAKWGIAPEVAARGTLYNIIPK from the coding sequence GTGGGACAAACACCAACCACCACCATTATCATCCCTTCACGCAACCAGCGGCATACCACGCTCCAATGTTTGCAGTGCATCCGTCAGTATACCACATCCCCATTGGAGATCATCGTCGTGGACAACGGTTCGACAGACGGGACGGCGGAAGCGCTGGCCAGCCTGCCGGAAGTTCGTCTGATCCGCAACGACCATAACCGCGGTTTTGCGGCTGCGGTCAATCAAGGTATCCGATCCGCCAACGGCACCCATATCGTATTGCTCAACAATGATACGTTGCCTTCCCATCGATGGTTGGCAAACCTGTTGACCGTTTTGCGGTCCGATGCACGAATCGGTTTGGTGGGTCCGTTATCCAACCGCGTCATTCCGGAACAAAAAGTACGCATTCGGTTTCCCACAGCTGAAGCGATGCATGCATTTTGCCGGAAATTTCATCGCAGAAGCGATCCGGCCAAATGGCGAAACTCCCCGCGATTGTCCGGTTTCTGTCTGGCGTTTCAAGCCGGATTGGTCGAGCGAATCGGGTTGCTGGATGAACGGTTCGGTGTGGGCACGTATGAAGATGACGATTATTGCTATCGGGCGCGATTGTCCGGTTACCGTTGTGTCATCGCGGGGGATACTTATGTGCACCATTTGGGCAGTCGGACGTTCCGGAAAAGGGGAAGGGAGGAGTTTCAGAAAATCCTGGCACAGAACCGACGGTATTTCACCGCCAAATGGGGGATTGCGCCGGAGGTGGCGGCCAGAGGGACTCTGTACAACATCATCCCCAAATGA
- a CDS encoding CgeB family protein, producing MRGVYVSTSVRNPFGFLDREVVRALRRVGVEVVCVSPGPGFPSTLARAVRMHRPHFILAMLGCRLKEADLHAIRRVPVPTAVWYTDDPYAVDDSLRTCRFFDVVFTNERTCVSVYRRHGCPNVVHLPLAAPYPAYAPRRTFFDYGSRICLLGSAFDNRLAAVRKLMPFLSEHPTRLIGPGWRRALKGQRSGNIRTLDRWVSPVEACRYYNGADIVINVHRSPLDRHLGQNRRGIGARTPNNRTFEIAACATFQLTDKRDGLAELYEPGREIHHYETLEECRSLIDYYLRKDEERDRMACRAYERTLREHLYEHRMIAILRYLFPRRSFRFRAETGVETATAGKSSWHLTGEMTRLPGAGGRFVLICPEHESAAPDTIRQWLMYAEGDSGIGMLYPGSDLPQWTTSQTATGTVALVRRAVFRRAVQTGCRNLASLAAFCRRHGKRIISVGRGSEENGNLEHEERPEELAHPGEMMRSALRERIACAVVALTKPTPFVSPPAWMPDAMRGSIGVLGLPTVEEERWRDWLKACQPTGMQVMTVHSLRQSLLGGTSRALLKSRPVHVVVAPSRRSEAASTISRGYCIARVTFLQPGSTAEQLRDTICRSQASWVWLFVSPSRALYLAPLLARECYRSVIALC from the coding sequence ATGAGGGGGGTGTACGTATCCACCTCCGTACGGAACCCGTTCGGTTTTTTGGACCGCGAAGTGGTGCGGGCATTACGACGAGTGGGGGTGGAGGTGGTATGCGTCTCCCCCGGTCCCGGCTTTCCCTCCACACTCGCCCGGGCGGTACGGATGCACCGACCGCATTTCATATTGGCCATGCTCGGATGTCGTCTGAAAGAGGCCGATTTACATGCCATTCGACGAGTTCCGGTGCCAACCGCCGTTTGGTATACGGACGACCCCTATGCCGTCGACGATTCGTTGCGTACATGCCGCTTTTTTGATGTCGTTTTCACCAACGAACGGACTTGCGTGAGCGTCTATCGGCGGCACGGTTGTCCAAACGTGGTCCATTTGCCTTTGGCTGCACCTTACCCCGCTTATGCCCCCCGACGGACCTTCTTTGATTATGGGAGTCGGATTTGCCTGTTGGGTTCCGCTTTCGACAATCGCCTGGCTGCAGTGCGAAAACTGATGCCGTTTCTGAGCGAACATCCGACCCGATTGATCGGTCCCGGTTGGCGACGGGCGTTGAAAGGACAACGCAGCGGGAACATCCGAACGCTGGATCGTTGGGTATCTCCGGTGGAAGCATGCCGCTATTACAACGGGGCGGATATCGTTATCAATGTTCACCGTTCACCGTTGGATCGGCATCTGGGTCAAAACCGCCGCGGCATCGGTGCGCGCACCCCCAACAACCGGACATTTGAAATCGCGGCGTGTGCCACATTTCAGTTGACCGACAAGCGGGACGGTCTGGCTGAACTGTATGAACCCGGACGTGAGATCCATCATTACGAGACGCTGGAGGAATGCCGCTCGCTCATCGACTATTATCTTCGAAAGGATGAAGAGCGCGATCGCATGGCATGTCGGGCGTATGAACGAACGTTGCGCGAACATTTGTACGAACATCGGATGATCGCCATTTTGCGATACCTGTTTCCACGGCGTTCGTTTCGTTTTCGGGCGGAAACCGGGGTGGAGACGGCGACGGCGGGAAAAAGCAGCTGGCATCTCACCGGTGAAATGACCCGGTTACCGGGAGCGGGTGGCCGGTTTGTGCTGATTTGTCCGGAACACGAATCCGCGGCGCCCGATACGATCCGTCAGTGGTTGATGTACGCCGAGGGGGATTCCGGGATCGGGATGCTGTATCCCGGTTCCGATCTCCCCCAATGGACCACCTCGCAAACCGCGACGGGAACCGTTGCATTGGTGCGTCGTGCCGTCTTCCGGCGAGCCGTGCAGACCGGATGCAGGAACCTGGCATCACTGGCGGCGTTTTGCCGAAGGCACGGCAAGCGGATCATCAGTGTGGGTCGGGGATCGGAGGAGAACGGCAATCTCGAACACGAAGAGCGACCGGAAGAATTGGCCCACCCGGGGGAAATGATGCGATCCGCCCTGCGGGAACGGATCGCATGTGCCGTGGTTGCTTTGACGAAACCTACACCATTTGTTTCTCCGCCTGCTTGGATGCCCGATGCGATGCGCGGGTCGATCGGGGTATTGGGATTGCCCACGGTGGAGGAGGAGCGTTGGCGGGATTGGCTCAAAGCGTGCCAACCGACAGGCATGCAAGTGATGACGGTCCATTCGCTTCGTCAATCGCTTTTGGGCGGAACGTCGCGAGCCTTATTGAAATCCCGGCCGGTTCATGTCGTGGTCGCGCCATCCCGCCGATCAGAAGCGGCGTCAACGATCAGCCGCGGATACTGCATCGCCCGTGTCACCTTCTTGCAACCCGGAAGCACGGCCGAACAGCTCAGGGATACCATCTGCCGATCTCAGGCCAGTTGGGTGTGGTTGTTTGTTTCCCCCTCCCGAGCGTTGTACCTGGCTCCGTTGCTGGCGCGCGAATGTTACCGATCGGTGATCGCCCTTTGCTGA
- a CDS encoding sulfatase family protein → MKILMIAIDTLRADRLGCYGYNKPNMTPHIDQLAKNGVLFERCIAENNVTQSSFVTMMTGKSPYQHGIVNMKPTTISSRLIPLSQILKKNGYRTAAVDCNTRITGKFNPWFKQGYQTYIDPAGPGKTHLTVPAHEINRHALGWLQNHRREKDWFLFVHYWDPHFPYLPQPSFSRMHVRSPRQLQQAPGLNTVLREPLWSFIRRWSKEINNPQHINELYDAAVSQADDAVGQLVSHLRDWGIWENTLVILVSDHGESLGEHRIYYDHHGLYEPTIHVPLILSCPAKLPAQRRIPDLVQHADLLPTILDIAGIPIPRHIQPLDGFSMVPTIKGKAKNVRPFAISCEANWQLKRSIRTPHWKLIQSLEPDVYGNPRYELYNLKLDPKETKNLIQRAPKVAKRLHANMTRWIRLKLTKYKRKDPLSRGVKVRLHRQTAAEEEKVKKRLSELGY, encoded by the coding sequence GTGAAGATTCTGATGATCGCCATCGATACGTTGCGTGCTGATCGTCTCGGTTGTTACGGTTACAACAAACCCAACATGACCCCGCATATCGATCAGCTTGCAAAGAACGGTGTACTGTTTGAACGTTGCATCGCAGAAAACAATGTGACCCAAAGCTCTTTTGTCACGATGATGACCGGAAAATCTCCCTACCAACACGGTATCGTCAATATGAAGCCGACTACCATCTCTTCCCGGCTCATTCCCCTGAGCCAGATCCTGAAAAAAAATGGCTACCGAACGGCCGCCGTCGACTGCAATACGCGCATCACCGGCAAGTTCAACCCGTGGTTCAAACAGGGATACCAGACATATATCGATCCTGCCGGACCAGGAAAAACCCATCTCACCGTACCTGCACATGAAATCAACCGACACGCGCTCGGTTGGTTGCAAAATCACAGACGGGAAAAAGACTGGTTCTTGTTTGTTCATTACTGGGACCCGCATTTTCCCTATTTGCCGCAACCGTCTTTCAGCCGGATGCATGTCCGCTCTCCCCGACAGCTCCAACAGGCACCCGGGTTGAACACCGTTCTTCGGGAGCCGCTGTGGAGCTTCATCCGTCGTTGGAGCAAAGAGATCAACAATCCTCAACATATCAATGAATTGTACGATGCCGCCGTCAGCCAGGCGGACGATGCCGTCGGTCAATTGGTATCGCATTTGAGAGATTGGGGGATATGGGAAAATACCCTTGTCATCCTGGTATCCGATCACGGTGAAAGCTTGGGAGAACACCGCATTTACTATGATCACCACGGTTTGTACGAACCCACCATCCATGTTCCGCTCATCCTCTCCTGCCCTGCCAAGCTACCCGCCCAACGACGCATTCCCGACCTTGTCCAGCATGCCGACCTCCTGCCCACCATTCTCGACATCGCCGGCATCCCCATACCGCGACACATCCAACCGTTGGACGGATTTTCCATGGTTCCCACAATCAAAGGAAAAGCGAAAAACGTACGCCCCTTCGCCATTTCATGCGAGGCCAACTGGCAGTTGAAACGGAGCATTCGGACACCGCATTGGAAACTGATTCAGTCGCTGGAACCGGACGTCTACGGCAATCCGCGGTATGAACTGTACAACCTGAAGCTGGACCCGAAAGAAACGAAAAATCTCATACAACGCGCCCCCAAAGTGGCCAAACGACTGCATGCCAACATGACCCGGTGGATTCGACTCAAGTTGACAAAATACAAGCGAAAGGACCCCCTGTCCCGCGGAGTGAAAGTGCGCCTGCACAGACAAACGGCGGCAGAAGAGGAAAAAGTGAAGAAACGTCTGAGTGAGTTGGGATATTGA